One Chordicoccus furentiruminis DNA window includes the following coding sequences:
- a CDS encoding BMC domain-containing protein — MSEFSDGKERIIQEFVPGKQVTLAHVIANPDRNLYGKLGLVDAEGAIGIMTITPSEGAMIAADVASKAADVNVGFVDRFNGSLVITGDVAAVEVALKNVMSVLCDMMGFAPARLTKT, encoded by the coding sequence ATGTCGGAATTCAGTGACGGCAAGGAACGAATCATTCAGGAATTTGTTCCGGGCAAGCAGGTGACCCTTGCCCATGTGATCGCGAACCCGGACAGGAATCTTTACGGCAAGCTGGGGCTCGTGGACGCGGAAGGCGCGATCGGCATCATGACGATCACACCGAGCGAAGGCGCGATGATCGCCGCGGATGTGGCCTCCAAGGCAGCTGACGTGAATGTCGGCTTTGTGGACCGCTTCAACGGTTCGCTGGTGATCACGGGCGATGTGGCCGCGGTGGAAGTGGCCCTGAAGAATGTAATGAGTGTTCTTTGCGACATGATGGGTTTCGCTCCTGCCCGTCTCACGAAGACCTGA
- a CDS encoding SDR family oxidoreductase, with protein sequence MMQILSQGKSPGAAGWEGEMQNHSGSRILVLGSHGNLGSQIVRELKINGAGELYPWTRADCDLTDLNRLETKIADLPPTVIINTAAYNDVDACEHRISEQKKAIMLNVRLVDCLARLCQESKIKLIHFLTNYVFSGTKKYYTEYDQPSPINFYGLTKQLGEESIIERMKDGLNGCVIRVSNLFGPCGMSRNSKPSFFEAISKAAKKNGALNVVADERGCFAYTKDVARALAASFEDEMFSGIYHFVNADPMSWYEAAALYFHLMDVPVSLRPVDGSSYGREAPRPGSAVLVSTRSETLRSVQFALQEYLEEMNRTPMTRSNDS encoded by the coding sequence ATGATGCAGATACTGTCGCAGGGGAAATCCCCGGGCGCGGCAGGATGGGAGGGGGAAATGCAAAATCATTCGGGATCAAGAATATTGGTGCTGGGATCGCACGGCAACCTTGGAAGTCAGATTGTTCGTGAATTAAAGATAAATGGTGCCGGTGAATTGTATCCCTGGACAAGAGCAGACTGTGATCTGACGGATTTGAATCGTCTGGAGACGAAAATAGCAGATCTGCCCCCGACGGTGATCATCAATACTGCGGCATACAATGACGTGGATGCCTGTGAACACCGCATAAGTGAGCAAAAAAAGGCCATTATGCTCAATGTAAGGCTGGTGGACTGTCTGGCTCGGCTGTGCCAGGAATCCAAAATAAAGCTCATACATTTTTTAACAAACTATGTGTTTTCGGGAACAAAAAAGTATTACACGGAATATGATCAACCATCTCCGATTAATTTTTATGGCTTGACGAAACAGCTCGGAGAAGAATCGATTATTGAACGAATGAAAGATGGATTAAACGGCTGTGTCATTAGGGTATCCAACTTGTTTGGCCCCTGTGGGATGAGCAGAAATTCAAAACCGAGCTTTTTTGAAGCGATCAGCAAGGCAGCAAAGAAGAATGGTGCTTTGAACGTTGTGGCAGATGAAAGAGGCTGTTTTGCGTACACAAAAGATGTGGCACGCGCCTTAGCTGCGTCTTTTGAGGATGAAATGTTTAGCGGAATTTATCATTTTGTTAATGCAGATCCGATGAGCTGGTATGAGGCTGCAGCTTTATACTTTCATTTGATGGATGTTCCGGTTTCACTTCGGCCGGTTGACGGATCTTCATATGGGAGAGAAGCGCCCAGGCCAGGCTCCGCCGTTCTTGTTTCGACCAGAAGTGAGACATTGAGGAGCGTTCAATTCGCTTTGCAAGAATATTTGGAAGAGATGAACCGAACGCCGATGACACGGTCCAATGATAGTTAA
- a CDS encoding DUF2284 domain-containing protein → MYETEVRVVTMPVSEWMSRYCDPDRFIPACRECPEYGNRWSCPPGAPKAETLVGDRKTVEIIGVKVIYDGETRRKAALSPELADRLCQLNYGRAKRKLLEALLALETLFPDSVAIMAGRCEVCDRCTRPEGKPCRFPEKLRYSYSGLGFNLVGVASEVLNMPLLWQKGGLPEYHVAIASLVHS, encoded by the coding sequence ATGTATGAGACAGAAGTCAGGGTGGTGACGATGCCGGTCAGCGAGTGGATGAGCCGCTACTGTGACCCGGATCGGTTTATCCCCGCATGCAGAGAGTGCCCGGAGTACGGAAACAGATGGTCCTGTCCGCCGGGCGCGCCGAAGGCGGAGACGCTGGTCGGAGACCGGAAGACCGTGGAAATCATCGGGGTGAAGGTAATCTATGACGGAGAGACGCGCCGGAAGGCTGCTCTTTCGCCGGAGCTTGCGGACAGACTCTGCCAGCTGAACTACGGAAGAGCGAAGCGAAAGCTTCTGGAAGCGCTGCTTGCGCTGGAAACGCTCTTCCCGGATTCTGTCGCGATCATGGCAGGACGATGCGAGGTCTGCGACCGCTGCACGAGACCGGAGGGAAAACCCTGCCGCTTTCCGGAGAAGCTGAGGTACTCCTACAGCGGCCTCGGCTTCAATCTGGTGGGCGTGGCCTCGGAGGTGCTCAATATGCCGCTGCTCTGGCAGAAGGGGGGCCTCCCGGAGTACCATGTCGCGATCGCGTCTCTGGTGCACAGCTGA
- a CDS encoding 1-propanol dehydrogenase PduQ: MERFAVRTNIVLGDGLDEFTGNMNKVFVVTDHFMAVSGKVKYVTDRLDRAGKEYEVYSEVAAEPDLGVVTGGVEKLVAFVPDTVICLGGGASIDAAKAIVFIARRIDEKFKKICFIAIPTTSGTGSEVSNFAVIMDKSTETKYPLIDASLLPDIAILDAQLVVSAPPSVTADTGVDVFTHAVEAFVSKEHNDFSDAMAEKALTLVGENLLTVYRDPQNLEARQKMHHASCMAGIAFANSGLGLNHGMAHALGAHFHIPHGRANGILLPYVMSFNAGCMDQLTPAAKRYALISRCLHVEDTNVRQSALTLIRMGKRYIERMNMPSTIAAAGVSEEDFEKQLDDMAAAALADRCTASNPREVSLEQIKDIYRRAYRGKLL, translated from the coding sequence ATGGAACGATTCGCAGTAAGAACCAACATTGTGCTGGGAGACGGTCTGGACGAGTTTACCGGGAATATGAACAAGGTATTCGTCGTCACGGATCACTTCATGGCGGTCAGCGGCAAGGTGAAGTACGTCACCGACAGACTGGACCGCGCGGGAAAGGAGTATGAGGTATACTCCGAGGTGGCGGCGGAGCCGGATCTCGGCGTGGTGACCGGGGGCGTGGAGAAGCTTGTTGCCTTCGTGCCGGATACGGTGATCTGCCTCGGCGGCGGCGCGTCCATCGACGCGGCGAAGGCGATTGTCTTCATCGCACGCCGGATCGACGAGAAGTTTAAGAAGATCTGCTTCATCGCGATTCCCACCACGAGCGGAACCGGCTCCGAGGTGAGCAATTTCGCCGTGATCATGGACAAGTCCACAGAGACGAAGTATCCGCTGATCGATGCCAGCCTTCTTCCGGACATCGCGATTCTGGATGCTCAGCTTGTTGTCAGTGCGCCGCCTTCCGTGACGGCTGATACAGGCGTCGATGTGTTCACGCATGCGGTCGAGGCGTTCGTTTCAAAGGAGCACAACGACTTCTCCGACGCGATGGCGGAGAAAGCGCTGACGCTGGTCGGTGAGAACCTTCTGACCGTGTACAGGGATCCGCAGAATCTGGAGGCAAGGCAGAAGATGCATCACGCTTCCTGCATGGCCGGCATCGCGTTCGCCAACTCCGGACTCGGTCTGAATCACGGCATGGCGCATGCGCTCGGTGCTCACTTCCATATCCCGCACGGCCGTGCCAACGGCATCCTGCTCCCTTATGTGATGAGCTTCAACGCGGGCTGCATGGATCAGCTCACGCCGGCGGCGAAGCGGTACGCCCTGATTTCCCGGTGCCTCCATGTGGAGGATACGAACGTCCGCCAGAGCGCGCTGACGCTGATCCGGATGGGAAAGAGATATATCGAGCGGATGAATATGCCGTCCACGATCGCCGCGGCAGGCGTGAGCGAGGAGGATTTCGAGAAGCAGCTGGACGATATGGCGGCCGCCGCACTTGCGGACCGCTGCACCGCGTCCAACCCGAGGGAAGTGTCGCTTGAGCAGATCAAGGATATTTACCGCAGGGCATACAGAGGAAAGCTTCTCTGA